A stretch of the Longimicrobium sp. genome encodes the following:
- the glgX gene encoding glycogen debranching protein GlgX, translating to MYVPGFLETAVTAWPGKPFPLGATWDEKTGGTNFAIYSELAVEVELCIFETPDDPEPSRTYRLRERTAFVWHGFVEGIGPGTFYGYRINGPYDPSLGHRCNPFKLLIDPYARALAGKVDWSARERGEGMPFGYLMDQPGEDFVLDDEFDYRAVPKGVVIDGHFDWGDDRRPDTPWYQTVIYEAHVKGLTMLHPDIPEDIRGTYRAVSHPAIIEHLKSLGVTAIELLPVHEIVDDSFLVERGLRNYWGYNTINYFAPAGRYSSVRGFCDQVREFKEMVKALHEAGMEVILDVVYNHTAEGNHMGPTLSFKGIDNPTYYRQVPGNPRFYMDYTGTGNSLNMRHPQTLQLVMDSLRYWVQEMHVDGFRFDLASTLARELHEVDRLSAFFDIVHQDPVISQVKLIAEPWDVGEGGYQVGNFPVLWAEWNGKYRDTVRAYWRGDEGKLGELGYRLTGSSDLYESDGRRPHASINFVIAHDGFTLNDLVSYNHKHNEANGENNQDGDNNNHSFNFGVEGPTDRQDIIRARERQKRNFMTTLLLSQGVPMICHGDEMGRTQHGNNNAYAQDNELAWVHWDLGERDREMLEFTRRVARLRRDHPTFRRSKFFRGREIRGSDVRDVMWLTPAGKEMTDEEWNVGYVRCFGMALGGEAMEEWNERGEQITDQNFLLLFNVDGGDIEFTLPDLGVSRGWCVMLDTARPEVQEKSVCYPDGATFTMAGRSMVVLIEDEAREGE from the coding sequence ATGTACGTCCCGGGCTTCCTGGAAACGGCGGTCACCGCCTGGCCCGGCAAGCCCTTTCCCCTCGGCGCCACCTGGGACGAAAAGACCGGAGGCACCAACTTCGCCATCTACTCCGAGCTCGCCGTCGAGGTGGAGCTCTGCATCTTCGAAACCCCCGACGACCCCGAGCCTTCGCGCACCTACCGCCTGCGCGAGCGCACCGCCTTCGTGTGGCACGGCTTCGTCGAGGGGATCGGGCCCGGAACGTTCTACGGCTATCGCATCAACGGGCCGTACGATCCCAGCCTGGGACACCGCTGCAACCCGTTCAAGCTGCTGATCGATCCGTACGCCCGCGCGCTGGCCGGCAAGGTTGACTGGAGCGCCCGCGAGCGCGGCGAGGGCATGCCGTTCGGCTACCTGATGGACCAGCCCGGCGAAGACTTCGTCCTCGACGACGAGTTCGACTACCGCGCCGTGCCCAAGGGCGTGGTCATCGACGGCCATTTCGACTGGGGCGACGACCGGCGGCCCGACACGCCCTGGTACCAGACGGTGATCTACGAGGCCCACGTGAAGGGCCTCACCATGCTTCACCCCGACATCCCCGAAGACATCCGCGGTACGTACCGCGCCGTGTCGCACCCGGCCATCATCGAGCACCTGAAGTCGCTGGGCGTTACCGCCATCGAGCTGCTGCCGGTGCACGAGATCGTCGACGACTCGTTCCTGGTGGAGCGGGGGCTGCGCAACTACTGGGGCTACAACACCATCAACTACTTCGCCCCGGCGGGCCGCTACTCCTCGGTGCGCGGCTTCTGCGACCAGGTGCGCGAGTTCAAGGAGATGGTCAAGGCGCTGCACGAGGCCGGGATGGAGGTGATCCTGGACGTGGTGTACAACCACACGGCCGAGGGCAACCACATGGGGCCCACCCTTTCGTTCAAGGGCATCGACAACCCCACGTACTACCGCCAGGTGCCCGGCAATCCCCGGTTCTACATGGACTACACGGGAACGGGCAACTCGCTGAACATGCGCCATCCGCAGACGCTGCAGCTGGTGATGGACAGCCTGCGCTACTGGGTTCAGGAGATGCACGTCGACGGCTTCCGCTTCGACCTGGCCTCTACCCTGGCGCGCGAGCTTCACGAGGTGGACCGGCTGTCGGCGTTCTTCGACATCGTGCACCAGGACCCGGTCATCAGCCAGGTGAAGCTGATCGCCGAGCCCTGGGACGTGGGCGAGGGCGGATACCAGGTGGGCAACTTTCCCGTCCTCTGGGCCGAGTGGAACGGCAAGTACCGCGACACCGTGCGCGCCTACTGGCGGGGCGACGAGGGAAAGCTGGGCGAGCTGGGCTACCGGCTGACGGGGAGCAGCGACCTGTACGAAAGCGACGGCCGCCGGCCGCACGCCAGCATCAACTTCGTGATCGCGCACGACGGCTTCACGCTGAACGACCTGGTCAGCTACAACCACAAGCACAACGAAGCCAACGGCGAAAACAACCAGGACGGCGACAACAACAACCACTCCTTCAACTTCGGCGTCGAGGGGCCCACCGACCGGCAGGACATCATCCGCGCCCGCGAGCGGCAGAAGCGCAACTTCATGACGACGCTCCTGCTTTCCCAGGGCGTGCCCATGATCTGCCACGGCGACGAGATGGGCCGCACGCAGCACGGCAACAACAACGCGTACGCGCAGGACAACGAGCTGGCGTGGGTGCACTGGGACCTGGGCGAGCGCGACCGCGAGATGCTGGAGTTCACCCGGCGCGTGGCACGCCTTCGCCGCGACCATCCCACCTTCCGGCGCAGCAAGTTCTTCCGCGGGCGGGAGATCCGCGGCAGCGACGTGCGTGACGTCATGTGGCTGACCCCCGCCGGCAAGGAGATGACGGACGAGGAGTGGAACGTTGGATACGTGCGCTGCTTCGGGATGGCGCTGGGCGGCGAGGCCATGGAAGAGTGGAACGAGCGCGGCGAGCAGATCACCGACCAGAACTTCCTGCTGCTCTTCAACGTGGACGGGGGAGACATCGAGTTCACCCTTCCCGACCTGGGCGTTTCGCGCGGGTGGTGCGTGATGCTCGACACCGCGCGCCCCGAGGTGCAGGAAAAATCCGTCTGCTATCCCGACGGTGCCACGTTCACGATGGCGGGCCGGTCGATGGTGGTGCTGATCGAGGACGAGGCGAGGGAAGGTGAGTGA
- the treZ gene encoding malto-oligosyltrehalose trehalohydrolase, with protein sequence MSESSEWRLPFGANVVDGGVEFRVWAPASEQVDVVIYGPDAERVVPLDAGADGYFAATVPGVGAGARYKFRLDGESAFPDPASRHQPDDVHEASAVVDPSAFAWTDSAWRGLADDDDLVIYEVHVGTAADEGTFDALIERLDEIVALGANAVEPMPVAEFPGARNWGYDGVFLYAPESSYGGPDAFRRFVNAAHGRGLAVILDVVYNHLGPEGNYLHAITGGRYFTDRHCTPWGDAIDYEKKPVREFAIQNAIHWAREYHVDGLRLDATHAILDDSPTHVLTELAERVRASVDRRFVLIAEDERNERRVVLPPPEGHGLDGVWADDFHHQVRRHTAGDHEAYFSDYTGSAADLVKTLQRGWFYEGQVSQNHEAPRGTEAAGLPPGAFVHCIQNHDQVGNRAMGDRLTDGVPLPVYRAASAVLLFSPYTPLLWMGQEWAASTPFQYFTDHPEELGKLVTEGRRKEFGKFSAFADPEVREKIPDPQAAATFANSKLRWDERERMPHSGILELYRELLRLRRTHPALRRRTREGFDAVALGEHALALRRTGEGGSALLLVASFGGALDVDLSTAPETQPVGGGTWELLLSTEEGRFGAETEGEVARLSPHGRLEMRGPGAVVLAAGPPTRPR encoded by the coding sequence GTGAGTGAATCCAGCGAGTGGCGCCTGCCCTTCGGCGCCAACGTAGTAGACGGAGGAGTGGAGTTCCGCGTCTGGGCGCCCGCCAGCGAGCAGGTGGACGTCGTCATCTACGGCCCCGATGCCGAGCGCGTCGTACCGCTGGATGCCGGGGCGGACGGATACTTCGCCGCGACCGTCCCCGGCGTGGGTGCCGGGGCGCGCTACAAGTTCCGGCTGGATGGCGAGAGCGCCTTCCCCGACCCTGCGTCGCGCCACCAGCCCGACGACGTGCACGAGGCGTCGGCGGTCGTCGATCCATCCGCCTTTGCGTGGACGGACTCGGCGTGGCGGGGGCTGGCGGACGACGACGACCTGGTGATCTACGAGGTGCACGTAGGCACGGCCGCGGACGAGGGGACGTTCGACGCACTGATCGAGCGGCTGGACGAGATTGTGGCGCTGGGCGCCAACGCCGTCGAGCCGATGCCGGTGGCCGAGTTTCCCGGCGCCCGCAACTGGGGATACGACGGCGTGTTCCTGTATGCGCCCGAGTCGTCGTACGGCGGGCCCGACGCGTTCCGCCGCTTCGTCAACGCGGCGCACGGGCGCGGGCTCGCGGTGATCCTGGACGTGGTCTACAACCACCTTGGGCCCGAGGGCAACTACCTGCACGCCATCACCGGCGGCCGGTACTTCACCGACCGCCACTGCACCCCTTGGGGCGACGCCATCGACTACGAAAAAAAGCCGGTGCGCGAGTTCGCCATCCAGAACGCTATCCACTGGGCGCGCGAGTACCACGTGGACGGCCTGCGGCTCGATGCGACGCACGCCATTTTGGACGATTCGCCCACGCACGTGCTGACAGAGCTGGCCGAGCGGGTGCGCGCGTCGGTGGACCGCCGCTTCGTGCTGATCGCCGAGGACGAGCGCAACGAACGGCGCGTGGTCCTTCCCCCGCCCGAGGGGCACGGGCTGGACGGCGTGTGGGCTGACGACTTTCACCACCAGGTGCGGCGGCACACGGCGGGCGACCACGAGGCGTACTTCAGCGACTACACCGGCTCCGCGGCCGACCTCGTGAAGACGCTGCAGCGCGGCTGGTTCTACGAGGGGCAGGTGTCCCAGAACCACGAGGCGCCGCGCGGAACGGAGGCGGCGGGGCTGCCGCCCGGCGCGTTCGTGCACTGCATTCAGAACCACGACCAGGTGGGCAACCGCGCCATGGGCGACCGGCTGACGGACGGCGTTCCGCTGCCGGTGTACCGCGCCGCCTCGGCCGTGCTGCTCTTTTCGCCGTACACGCCGCTCCTGTGGATGGGGCAGGAGTGGGCCGCGTCGACGCCCTTCCAGTACTTCACCGACCACCCGGAAGAGTTGGGGAAGCTGGTGACGGAGGGGCGGCGCAAGGAGTTCGGCAAGTTCAGCGCGTTCGCCGATCCTGAGGTGCGCGAGAAGATCCCCGACCCGCAGGCGGCGGCCACGTTCGCGAACAGCAAGCTTCGCTGGGACGAGCGCGAGCGGATGCCGCACTCCGGCATCCTGGAGCTGTACCGCGAGCTGCTGCGCCTGCGCCGCACGCACCCGGCCCTGCGCCGCCGCACCCGCGAGGGCTTCGACGCCGTGGCGCTGGGCGAGCACGCGCTGGCCCTCCGCCGCACCGGCGAGGGCGGAAGCGCGCTGCTGCTCGTCGCCTCCTTCGGCGGCGCGCTGGATGTGGACCTCTCCACGGCGCCCGAGACGCAGCCCGTGGGCGGCGGAACGTGGGAACTGCTGCTGTCCACGGAGGAGGGACGGTTCGGCGCGGAGACGGAGGGCGAGGTGGCGCGCCTGTCGCCGCACGGGCGGCTGGAGATGCGCGGGCCAGGGGCCGTGGTGCTGGCGGCAGGGCCCCCCACCCGGCCGCGCTGA
- a CDS encoding erythromycin esterase family protein produces MQEERLIEGVKRISRPLQDDGDLQPLLDRVGDARVVLLGEASHGTSEFYTWRERITRRLITEKGFHFIAVEGDWPDCYLVNRWAKGVDGRETAREMLHTFERWPTWMWANEEVASLAEWLRAHNEGLPEDGRVGFYGLDVYSLWDSMDVVTRYLEEVDPEAARRARNGYGCFDPYEQDVQDYAMATALVPTSCEEAVMRILMDLRGKGPDYRTEGREAFFNAEQNALVARNAERYYRAMIRGGAQSWNVRDTHMVETLERLLNHHGPQSKAIVWEHNTHVGDARATDMARVGMVNVGSLARDRWGGEVVIAGFSSHSGSVIAGTEWGAPMQRMTVPDAREGSWEHVFHAAGAHDKLVMMDELDDVEGAADARGHRAIGVVYHPTRESRGNYVPSVLPMRYDAMLYIDRSNALCPLKMPAKLDHEPPETFPTGM; encoded by the coding sequence ATGCAGGAGGAACGGCTGATCGAAGGAGTAAAGCGCATCTCGCGCCCGCTGCAGGACGACGGCGACCTGCAGCCCCTGCTGGACCGCGTGGGCGATGCGCGCGTGGTGCTGCTGGGCGAGGCGTCGCACGGCACCTCCGAGTTCTACACGTGGCGCGAGCGCATCACCCGCCGGCTGATCACGGAAAAGGGCTTCCACTTCATCGCCGTCGAGGGCGACTGGCCCGACTGCTACCTGGTGAACCGCTGGGCAAAGGGCGTCGACGGGCGCGAGACCGCGCGCGAGATGCTCCACACCTTCGAGCGCTGGCCCACGTGGATGTGGGCCAACGAAGAGGTGGCCTCCCTCGCCGAGTGGCTGCGCGCCCACAACGAGGGGCTGCCTGAAGACGGCCGCGTCGGCTTCTACGGGTTGGACGTGTACTCGCTGTGGGACTCCATGGACGTGGTGACGCGCTACCTGGAGGAGGTGGACCCCGAGGCCGCGCGCCGGGCGCGCAACGGCTACGGCTGCTTCGATCCGTACGAGCAGGACGTGCAGGACTACGCCATGGCCACCGCCCTGGTGCCCACCTCGTGCGAAGAAGCCGTCATGCGCATCCTGATGGACCTGCGCGGCAAGGGCCCCGACTACCGCACCGAGGGGCGCGAGGCCTTCTTCAACGCCGAGCAGAACGCGCTCGTCGCCCGCAACGCCGAGCGGTACTACCGCGCCATGATCCGGGGCGGCGCGCAGAGCTGGAACGTGCGCGACACCCACATGGTCGAAACGCTGGAGCGCCTGCTGAACCACCACGGCCCGCAGTCCAAGGCCATCGTGTGGGAGCACAACACGCACGTGGGCGATGCGCGGGCCACCGACATGGCGCGCGTGGGGATGGTGAACGTGGGCTCGCTGGCGCGCGACCGCTGGGGCGGCGAGGTGGTGATCGCGGGGTTCTCGTCCCACAGCGGCAGCGTGATCGCGGGAACGGAGTGGGGCGCACCCATGCAGCGAATGACCGTACCCGATGCGCGCGAAGGCAGTTGGGAGCACGTCTTCCATGCCGCCGGCGCGCACGACAAGCTGGTGATGATGGATGAGCTGGACGACGTGGAGGGGGCGGCGGACGCGCGCGGGCACCGGGCCATCGGCGTGGTCTACCACCCCACGCGGGAGTCGCGGGGCAACTACGTGCCCTCCGTCCTCCCGATGCGCTACGACGCAATGCTGTACATCGACCGGTCCAACGC